A part of Planococcus sp. MB-3u-03 genomic DNA contains:
- a CDS encoding ABC transporter permease subunit, which translates to MKRLWTILTKFIFGVIGIILISAAPALFNGASFLDFRSYVEALQMIFSGFTTASEWTLNYSNPSSLETIPVSFEKFLSGPYLYSMSIFLMALALAFVSAFILSFAVLLSKGALKRSMLEIIKVLQSFPDFAYIFLIQIGVIAIFQQTGFLLLSFYSLGGEEIYLAPVVCLSVVPAVLFLKLFILLYEEEQRYPYVELARSKGLSRFEVLWKHCTSNVLKSAFYQSKSIVWLALSALLIIEYLFGIEGILYYLRNDLSPKGIAFILLTVFMPFFVFYAVVELWLGKYEIERNAVFGKFNLRLFDLNEIRASLRSLFTKRQSASMRTASYKNPRIFIPAFIVLGLLTASILYGVFTGDAIAQTNYVYDEEGSIESSAPHSPSAEILFGTDPYGYSIAQQLVVGMKYTIVLSLLIASLRIVFGYLFGMVYTFFFTDRLRHFVNSIAEGMHFLPLTLITYILLLPVLISFGQWELSLAERLIFQVLIMSLVVFPITMSSIGNEMNETLKKDYVISSVLMGGSMSWILSKHIQPELWPKLLLMWVQHIIQVLQMFVHLGILNIFVGGAVAQSDSPRLVPEIYELSGMIAISREVFSTNQFWMILPPLAVFMILIYCFITIAEGLTQKQLPIVQPEVEDARDSVKSSDPRASFTRIRYAEANKE; encoded by the coding sequence ATGAAACGGCTTTGGACGATTTTAACGAAATTTATCTTTGGCGTCATCGGCATCATTTTGATCAGCGCTGCTCCAGCTTTATTCAATGGAGCTTCTTTTTTGGATTTCCGTTCTTATGTAGAGGCTTTGCAAATGATTTTCAGCGGATTTACGACCGCTTCCGAATGGACCTTGAACTACAGCAATCCGTCTTCTCTTGAGACAATCCCTGTATCCTTCGAGAAGTTTTTAAGCGGTCCCTATTTGTATTCGATGTCCATCTTCCTCATGGCACTGGCATTAGCTTTTGTTTCAGCCTTTATCCTCTCTTTTGCCGTGTTGTTGTCGAAAGGCGCCTTGAAGCGCTCGATGCTGGAAATCATTAAGGTCCTTCAGTCTTTCCCTGACTTCGCCTACATATTCTTGATTCAAATTGGCGTCATCGCCATTTTTCAACAGACCGGTTTTTTGCTTCTTAGCTTTTACAGCCTAGGCGGCGAGGAGATTTACTTGGCGCCCGTCGTGTGTTTATCGGTCGTGCCCGCCGTATTGTTTTTAAAGCTGTTCATTTTATTGTACGAAGAAGAACAGCGATACCCTTATGTGGAACTTGCACGTTCCAAAGGGCTGAGCCGTTTTGAGGTTCTGTGGAAACATTGTACGTCCAATGTATTGAAAAGTGCGTTCTATCAATCCAAATCGATTGTTTGGTTGGCTCTTTCTGCACTATTGATCATTGAGTATCTATTCGGGATTGAAGGCATTTTGTATTATTTGCGTAATGATCTCAGCCCGAAAGGCATTGCGTTCATTTTATTGACGGTGTTCATGCCGTTCTTTGTTTTCTATGCGGTGGTGGAGTTATGGCTTGGAAAATACGAGATCGAGCGAAATGCGGTTTTCGGCAAATTCAATTTGCGCCTCTTCGACTTGAATGAAATCCGGGCTAGCCTTCGCTCGCTTTTTACAAAACGACAATCTGCTTCGATGCGCACAGCATCTTATAAGAATCCGCGTATCTTCATTCCTGCATTTATTGTGCTCGGCCTGTTAACGGCGAGCATCCTTTATGGCGTATTCACAGGCGATGCCATCGCACAAACGAATTATGTGTACGACGAAGAAGGCAGCATTGAAAGCAGCGCGCCGCATTCACCTTCTGCTGAAATCCTTTTCGGAACCGACCCTTATGGCTATTCGATCGCCCAGCAATTAGTGGTCGGCATGAAATACACCATTGTCTTGAGTTTATTGATCGCCAGTTTGCGCATCGTCTTCGGCTATCTGTTCGGCATGGTCTACACCTTCTTCTTTACCGACAGGCTGCGGCATTTCGTCAATTCGATCGCAGAAGGCATGCATTTTTTGCCGCTGACGTTAATAACTTATATTTTGTTGTTGCCGGTCCTCATCAGTTTCGGCCAATGGGAGTTGAGCTTGGCAGAGCGTTTAATCTTCCAAGTGTTGATCATGTCTCTCGTCGTCTTTCCGATCACCATGAGCTCCATCGGGAATGAAATGAATGAGACCTTGAAGAAAGACTATGTCATCAGTTCGGTCTTGATGGGCGGGTCGATGAGTTGGATCCTGTCGAAGCACATCCAACCGGAACTTTGGCCGAAACTCTTGTTGATGTGGGTGCAGCACATCATTCAAGTGTTGCAGATGTTCGTTCACCTCGGCATCTTGAATATCTTTGTCGGCGGCGCCGTTGCCCAATCCGATTCGCCGCGGCTCGTTCCGGAAATTTACGAACTCTCGGGCATGATCGCTATTTCCCGGGAAGTTTTCTCCACCAACCAATTCTGGATGATCCTCCCGCCTTTAGCCGTGTTCATGATCCTGATCTATTGCTTTATCACGATCGCTGAAGGGCTTACGCAGAAACAATTGCCGATCGTGCAACCGGAAGTAGAAGATGCACGGGATTCTGTGAAAAGCTCAGATCCTAGAGCTTCTTTTACACGCATTCGTTATGCAGAAGCCAATAAAGAATGA
- a CDS encoding DUF4306 domain-containing protein, whose product MKFKNIIYLIGAFLVFIFSTLASWYEGGQLRDISWEWKYSAVFSTWLNGPVNEASDILVIDHFVYAAKFEPLFPLLMAASLLFIVFQLSAWLLRNRKTTHIIFLSLMAVGLLLMSAMLLNSPTLGLTLFSGFFGLLGLLTLVLILYRNNQKWMRRAAERSN is encoded by the coding sequence ATGAAATTCAAAAACATCATCTACCTGATCGGTGCATTTTTGGTATTTATCTTTTCGACCCTCGCCAGTTGGTATGAAGGCGGACAGCTTCGCGATATCTCGTGGGAGTGGAAATACTCGGCTGTTTTCTCCACTTGGCTGAATGGCCCGGTGAATGAAGCGAGCGATATTTTGGTAATCGATCATTTCGTCTATGCGGCGAAATTCGAGCCGCTGTTTCCTTTATTGATGGCAGCGTCACTCTTGTTCATCGTCTTCCAGCTATCAGCTTGGCTGTTGAGAAACCGGAAGACCACGCACATCATCTTCCTATCGCTGATGGCGGTGGGCTTGCTCTTGATGAGCGCGATGCTGCTCAATTCGCCGACGCTCGGGCTCACTTTGTTTTCCGGATTCTTTGGGCTATTAGGTCTCTTGACGCTCGTACTTATTCTGTACCGCAACAATCAAAAATGGATGCGCCGTGCAGCCGAACGGTCGAACTAA
- a CDS encoding STAS domain-containing protein, whose protein sequence is MFKNVELQDFLLEKTKGLTEQWYETLDKSSGGVYGETEPQAIEKLKQQNYEFHELFCSAFSKEKNDCIEIFKEWIVRVANDEAHLSTPFNSVIKEFFRTQKQYLELIEEFAVLQEETISHAQLNAWNQAVVDTTNAIILEFIDQNTKAAERRLNAQQEMIVEMSAPVILLSKDSGLLPLIGEINTYRAKIVFETVLQQCHEKSIERLFIDLSGVPIIDTMVAHQIFQLIEGLKIIGVRTALAGISPEIAQTAIQLGVNFGEIDVYNKLDQALRYHKLEFTNN, encoded by the coding sequence ATGTTCAAAAATGTTGAATTGCAGGATTTTTTGCTTGAGAAAACGAAAGGCTTGACGGAACAATGGTATGAAACACTCGATAAAAGTTCGGGCGGCGTCTACGGCGAAACCGAGCCACAGGCAATCGAGAAGCTGAAACAGCAGAATTATGAGTTCCACGAGCTGTTCTGCTCGGCTTTCAGCAAGGAGAAAAACGATTGCATCGAGATCTTCAAGGAATGGATTGTACGCGTTGCCAATGACGAAGCGCATTTGTCGACACCGTTCAACTCGGTCATCAAAGAATTTTTCCGCACGCAAAAGCAATACTTGGAGCTGATCGAGGAATTTGCTGTCCTGCAGGAAGAAACCATTTCGCATGCCCAGTTGAATGCATGGAATCAAGCCGTGGTCGACACGACAAATGCCATCATTCTCGAGTTTATCGACCAGAACACGAAAGCGGCCGAACGCCGTTTGAATGCTCAGCAGGAAATGATCGTCGAAATGAGCGCACCGGTCATCTTGCTTTCAAAAGACAGCGGATTGCTTCCGTTGATCGGTGAGATCAATACATACCGTGCAAAAATCGTCTTCGAAACAGTCTTGCAGCAATGCCATGAGAAATCGATTGAGCGTCTGTTTATCGACCTTTCCGGTGTTCCAATCATCGATACGATGGTCGCCCACCAAATCTTCCAGCTGATCGAGGGCTTGAAAATCATCGGTGTGCGCACGGCACTCGCCGGCATTAGCCCGGAAATCGCCCAGACCGCAATCCAATTGGGCGTCAACTTCGGCGAAATCGATGTCTACAATAAATTGGACCAGGCCTTGCGCTATCACAAATTAGAGTTTACGAACAACTAA
- a CDS encoding DMT family transporter: MKGILFALAGGFFLTFQSVANATISDRIGTWQAAAMTQLTGFVLAILIVLALRDTSIKHLKQVSPLYASGGLLAAFILFSNMTAVHRMGVTLTISLFLIAQLIAAIVIDGKGWFDMAKKHVGKTQIVGVLLMITGILVLKW, translated from the coding sequence ATGAAAGGAATTTTATTTGCGCTGGCGGGCGGGTTTTTCCTGACTTTCCAAAGCGTAGCGAACGCGACGATCAGCGACCGGATCGGCACGTGGCAAGCGGCTGCAATGACCCAGCTGACGGGCTTTGTGCTGGCAATCTTAATTGTTTTGGCGCTAAGAGACACATCAATCAAACACTTGAAACAAGTTTCCCCATTATATGCCTCTGGCGGCTTGCTCGCGGCGTTCATCTTGTTCAGTAATATGACAGCCGTCCATCGCATGGGCGTGACACTGACGATTAGTCTGTTCCTCATTGCCCAGCTGATCGCGGCAATCGTCATCGACGGCAAAGGCTGGTTCGATATGGCGAAGAAGCATGTCGGGAAGACTCAGATCGTCGGCGTGTTATTGATGATTACAGGCATTCTTGTATTGAAATGGTAA
- a CDS encoding DMT family transporter — MVLGIILALSGGVFVCLQNIFNANVKQHVSVWTTTALVLFLGFFGSFVAGLSFNGIGLFRFEAEPWFWFSGVLGVGVVVCVTQGVQAMGPSRAISIVMVSQIFFGLMWDTAGWFGLEQVPFTWQSLLGVLLISAGILLFQLGPTLERKPFVQKQKAQHEA, encoded by the coding sequence ATGGTTCTTGGCATTATATTGGCCCTTTCAGGCGGCGTTTTTGTCTGCCTCCAAAATATATTCAACGCGAATGTGAAACAACACGTCAGCGTCTGGACGACGACGGCACTCGTGTTATTTCTTGGATTTTTCGGCTCGTTTGTCGCAGGTCTCTCGTTTAATGGAATAGGCCTATTTCGTTTCGAGGCAGAGCCGTGGTTTTGGTTCAGCGGCGTGCTCGGTGTCGGAGTCGTCGTCTGCGTCACGCAAGGCGTCCAGGCAATGGGCCCGAGCCGCGCGATTTCGATTGTCATGGTGTCGCAGATTTTCTTCGGTTTGATGTGGGATACGGCAGGGTGGTTCGGGCTCGAGCAAGTTCCGTTCACATGGCAATCGCTGCTCGGCGTGCTTTTGATCAGTGCAGGCATCCTATTGTTCCAGCTCGGGCCAACCTTGGAGCGAAAACCGTTCGTCCAAAAGCAGAAAGCACAACATGAGGCGTAA
- a CDS encoding Crp/Fnr family transcriptional regulator, with product MQLINEYLHQYELADLFPSGVIDSIQIERFAAGHRLFSQGDQADTLYLLVEGKLKISMLSPEGKRLILAFKTPFDIVGDIEYVQKCPFINTVEAVTDLVLLRVPHHALDNEMNGNALFQQFLLETITRKFVTKAQELNFNLLYAVDVRVASYLLSMTPDKPRLDSPSLVDMADLIGTSYRHLNRVLQKFEQSGWIQRNNGKIDLLDRGALLDQAGHNIYE from the coding sequence ATGCAGCTGATTAACGAGTATCTTCATCAGTATGAGTTGGCGGATTTATTCCCTTCTGGCGTCATCGATTCGATACAGATCGAGCGTTTCGCGGCAGGACATAGATTGTTCTCGCAAGGCGACCAGGCCGATACTTTGTACTTGCTCGTTGAAGGCAAATTGAAGATCTCCATGCTGTCCCCGGAAGGCAAGCGGCTGATTTTGGCGTTCAAGACACCTTTTGATATCGTCGGCGATATCGAGTACGTGCAAAAATGCCCGTTCATCAATACGGTCGAAGCCGTGACCGATTTGGTGCTGTTGCGCGTCCCGCACCACGCTTTAGACAATGAGATGAATGGCAATGCCTTGTTCCAGCAATTTCTATTGGAGACGATTACACGTAAGTTCGTGACGAAAGCACAGGAATTGAATTTCAATTTGCTGTATGCGGTCGATGTCCGCGTGGCGAGTTACTTACTGTCGATGACGCCGGATAAGCCACGGCTCGATTCGCCGTCGCTCGTCGATATGGCGGACTTGATCGGCACGAGCTATCGCCATTTGAACCGGGTGCTCCAAAAGTTTGAGCAGTCGGGCTGGATCCAGCGCAATAACGGCAAGATCGATTTGCTCGACCGGGGCGCTTTATTGGATCAGGCAGGGCATAATATTTACGAATAG
- a CDS encoding TetR/AcrR family transcriptional regulator, with protein MKNRIIQAFIEETRNNGIKFTMDDLAKRLGISKRTLYENFSSKLEILETIIDQAFSEYEQRARAIREDETLDLQEKIHQLIVMIPNHNDFFDLRILEQLKRYYPEQWQRVDREMNQWDDLKQLLEEGMESGLIKRQNIDLLMKMILNVVNITLDQQFFSEQSISIKEAVETMSELLLDGFVKNE; from the coding sequence ATGAAAAATCGGATTATACAGGCGTTTATCGAAGAAACGAGAAATAACGGCATTAAATTTACGATGGATGATTTGGCAAAACGGCTGGGCATCAGCAAGCGCACCTTGTATGAGAACTTTTCATCCAAGCTGGAAATCCTGGAAACGATCATCGACCAGGCCTTTTCGGAGTACGAACAGCGTGCGCGTGCTATCCGCGAAGACGAAACCCTCGACCTGCAGGAAAAAATCCATCAGCTCATCGTCATGATCCCAAACCATAATGACTTTTTCGACTTGCGCATATTGGAGCAATTGAAGCGGTATTACCCGGAACAATGGCAACGCGTCGACCGGGAAATGAACCAATGGGACGACTTGAAGCAATTGCTTGAAGAAGGCATGGAAAGCGGGCTGATCAAGCGACAGAATATCGACCTGTTGATGAAGATGATCTTGAATGTCGTCAATATCACTTTGGACCAGCAGTTCTTCTCGGAGCAAAGCATCTCCATCAAGGAAGCTGTTGAAACGATGAGTGAATTATTATTGGATGGCTTCGTCAAAAACGAATAG
- a CDS encoding MATE family efflux transporter: MAQQSIHRLDTESVGKAFIRHLVPSTIGMLLMAINIVADGIMVGNRLGPVALGGVGIAAPVYTLFVAMSLWIGIGGATRFSALMGAKRTKEARVVFSHAMASIFAVTLLIGLLAFPFRTELAYLLGANAETYPYVSDYLYLMLLFGFVFTMENALSIMVRNDGSPNLAMVSLITTSLLNIGLNYVFLFVLDFGVKGAAAATLLAAFVGMLVLCTHFFKKGNQLRFVRFKPNRKLLLLILVIGFPSFLAEVGMSVFTISHNNVFERLAGTEGVSAFAILNYVHSVMLLAFLGMGSAIQPLVSYYSGAKDQAKIKKTLQLAIGTAFVAGLLFFIFGQFFAATIASVFGDFPDAVMNLATSGIQLFFIAYLFMGTNFVMMTYYQSTGEIRMATWITAAREIVVLLILLSILPVFFGVTGAWLAIPLSELIVLLTIVYYQIKQKKKLQFNADMTAQYK, from the coding sequence ATGGCACAACAATCTATTCACCGTCTCGATACCGAATCTGTCGGCAAGGCATTCATTCGTCATTTAGTACCCTCGACTATCGGCATGCTGCTGATGGCTATCAATATCGTCGCGGACGGCATCATGGTCGGCAATCGTCTCGGGCCGGTCGCACTGGGCGGCGTCGGGATCGCGGCACCGGTCTATACCTTATTCGTCGCGATGTCGCTATGGATCGGCATCGGCGGCGCCACGAGATTTTCTGCCCTCATGGGGGCGAAGCGGACAAAAGAGGCGCGTGTTGTCTTTTCGCACGCGATGGCCTCGATTTTTGCGGTGACGCTCCTCATCGGGCTGTTGGCATTTCCGTTTCGGACAGAACTTGCCTATTTGCTCGGGGCGAACGCGGAAACCTATCCATACGTCTCCGATTATTTATACTTGATGCTGTTGTTCGGCTTCGTCTTCACGATGGAAAATGCCCTCAGCATCATGGTGCGCAATGACGGCAGCCCGAACCTCGCGATGGTATCGCTTATCACGACGTCCTTACTGAACATCGGCTTGAATTACGTGTTCTTGTTCGTCTTGGATTTCGGCGTCAAGGGTGCTGCAGCTGCGACTTTGCTCGCCGCATTTGTCGGCATGCTCGTCTTGTGCACGCATTTCTTTAAAAAAGGCAATCAATTGCGCTTTGTCCGGTTCAAGCCGAACCGCAAATTGCTGCTGTTGATTCTAGTGATCGGCTTCCCGAGCTTCTTGGCGGAAGTCGGCATGTCGGTGTTCACGATTTCGCATAATAATGTCTTTGAACGCCTGGCAGGAACAGAAGGCGTTTCGGCATTCGCGATCCTCAATTATGTTCACAGCGTCATGCTGCTCGCATTCCTTGGGATGGGTTCGGCCATTCAGCCGCTGGTCAGTTATTACAGCGGGGCGAAAGACCAAGCGAAGATCAAAAAGACGCTGCAATTGGCGATCGGGACGGCGTTCGTGGCAGGCTTGCTGTTCTTTATCTTCGGGCAATTCTTTGCCGCCACCATCGCCAGCGTATTCGGCGATTTCCCGGACGCCGTGATGAATCTTGCGACTTCGGGCATCCAGCTGTTCTTTATTGCCTATCTGTTCATGGGCACCAATTTCGTCATGATGACTTATTATCAATCAACGGGCGAAATCCGTATGGCGACATGGATCACCGCAGCGCGTGAAATTGTCGTGCTATTGATTTTACTGAGCATCTTACCCGTGTTTTTCGGCGTGACGGGCGCGTGGCTTGCGATTCCACTTTCGGAATTGATTGTCTTATTGACAATCGTTTACTATCAAATAAAGCAGAAAAAGAAACTGCAGTTCAATGCGGATATGACGGCGCAATACAAATAA
- a CDS encoding SRPBCC family protein, giving the protein MPMIYHETYIEASIERVFDLARSIEVHIETVSKTNERAIAGTTSGLMELGDWVTWKATHLGVRQTLTSKITDMERPYRFSDAMVKGAFHSFHHTHEFTESGSGTLMKDWFVYRAPFGIIGKLADKLFLERHMEKFLSTRAAELKRIAENR; this is encoded by the coding sequence ATGCCCATGATCTATCATGAAACTTATATTGAAGCATCAATCGAACGTGTATTTGACCTGGCGCGAAGTATCGAAGTGCATATCGAAACCGTCTCGAAGACCAACGAACGCGCGATTGCGGGGACGACGAGCGGCCTGATGGAACTAGGCGATTGGGTGACGTGGAAAGCGACGCATCTTGGCGTCCGCCAAACGCTCACATCGAAAATCACCGATATGGAACGGCCGTACCGATTCAGCGATGCCATGGTAAAAGGCGCTTTTCATTCTTTCCATCACACACATGAGTTTACCGAAAGTGGAAGCGGCACCCTGATGAAAGATTGGTTCGTTTACCGGGCGCCGTTTGGGATTATCGGAAAACTTGCCGATAAATTATTTCTCGAACGCCATATGGAAAAATTCCTGTCGACGCGCGCTGCCGAATTAAAGCGCATCGCTGAAAACCGATAA
- a CDS encoding GNAT family N-acetyltransferase translates to MQLAKRLFQVKGLDYSIRSAEIQDAAQLEKVRLLIDGETENMDRERGEAYLDAEAFKRLIEEDAKSSCNIFLVAEVDGHIAGFSRCEGNELKRTKHQVEFGVGVLKQYWGYRIGRKLLESSIHWAEDNGFKKMILKVLATNENAIALYTQCGFRVEGMLKMDKRLADGNYYDTVVMGRIR, encoded by the coding sequence ATGCAACTAGCGAAACGGTTGTTTCAAGTGAAAGGCTTGGATTATTCTATTCGAAGTGCGGAGATCCAAGACGCAGCGCAACTGGAGAAAGTCCGTTTGCTGATCGATGGCGAGACGGAAAATATGGACCGCGAGCGGGGAGAAGCTTATTTGGATGCAGAGGCATTCAAGCGGCTCATCGAAGAAGATGCCAAAAGCAGCTGCAATATATTCTTGGTAGCCGAAGTGGACGGGCACATCGCCGGGTTTTCCAGATGCGAAGGAAACGAACTGAAACGGACAAAGCATCAAGTGGAGTTCGGCGTCGGCGTGCTCAAGCAGTATTGGGGCTATCGCATCGGTCGTAAGCTTTTGGAGTCATCGATCCACTGGGCGGAGGATAATGGGTTCAAAAAGATGATCTTGAAAGTGCTCGCAACCAACGAGAACGCGATTGCACTTTATACACAATGCGGCTTTAGAGTGGAAGGCATGCTGAAAATGGACAAGCGCTTAGCGGACGGCAACTATTACGATACGGTAGTGATGGGGCGGATCCGCTAA